From the Montipora capricornis isolate CH-2021 chromosome 2, ASM3666992v2, whole genome shotgun sequence genome, one window contains:
- the LOC138036998 gene encoding uncharacterized protein, whose product MARFRALVLKYLLIYISWTLSTDFPPKNAGNSVFTLSVIQVIQDSTTTSIWCALDFDIQLYSKLTRWRRFDYGIRSSFSSSLLLLGGDIELNPGPAQQLKVALFNARSLVNKSAFLEADVYSRNFDIIEVTETHLDDSIRSSELFPQKCRVFRRDRNRKGGGVLVAVNENIICNERDILEGNNAELLMIDIHYSRDKSFVFGVFYRPPSSDSKCLEILQRNLESLSHLSNIILIGHFNFKDIDWKNNLFLNYSINYELFSDILSDNFLNQMVLQPTRGDNILGFILTNHSDMVSDVEVGEPISDHNIVTFKTKR is encoded by the coding sequence ATGGCACGGTTCAGAGCTCTCGTCCTAAAGTATCTATTAATTTATATTTCGTGGACTCTTTCGACTGATTTTCCTCCTAAAAATGCTGGCAACAGCGTTTTTACACTCTCGGTCATTCAAGTCATTCAAGATTCGACCACGACTAGTATTTGGTGCGCTCTAGACTTCGATATTCAACTTTACTCCAAACTCACAAGATGGCGTCGTTTCGATTACGGCATCAgatcaagtttttcatcaagtTTACTGTTGCTCGGAGGAGACATAGAACTAAATCCAGGCCCAGCCCAACAACTCAAAGTTGCTTTATTTAACGCAAGAAGTTTAGTGAACAAATCTGCATTCCTCGAGGCTGATGTTTATTCAAGAAACTTTGATATTATAGAGGTCACTGAGACTCACTTGGACGATTCCATTAGATCGTCCGAATTATTTCCACAGAAGTGTCGGGTCTTCAGACGAGATCGAAATCGCAAAGGTGGTGGTGTGTTAGTTGCTGTCAATGAGAACATCATTTGCAACGAACGTGATATATTGGAAGGTAACAATGCTGAACTTTTGATGATCGATATTCATTATTCAAGGGACAAGTCATTTGTGTTTGGAGTGTTTTACAGACCACCATCTAGTGATTCGAAATGCTTAGAAATACTCCAGAGAAACCTAGAATCCTTGTCGCACCTATCAAACATCATACTGATAGGTCATTTTAACTTTAAAGATATCGATTGGAAGAACAATTTATTCTTGAATTACTCAATTAATTATGAGCTTTTCTCTGACATATTATCTGACAATTTCTTAAACCAAATGGTCCTACAGCCAACAAGAGGTGACAATATACTGGGCTTTATCCTAACAAATCACAGCGACATGGTTTCAGATGTAGAGGTTGGAGAACCAATATCTGATCACAACATTGTTACATTCAAAACAAAACGTTAA
- the LOC138037000 gene encoding zinc finger protein 862-like, with protein sequence MTALRAKQNPVAHCSIARSFAKGQRDQEEREQKEMVIKMNTAYFVAKEELPFSKYEGLLSLQKKNGLEINMTYANDKSCAKMVSVIGNVYKDLLTDEITRTNYISVMADGATDTGGLENETMYARFIRDGRPVNGLVGHRAVEHATAEGIENSIDSVFQDAGLGHWKTKAVAFGADGAAVNLGKKGGVAALLKKEVPHILDFHCLPHRLELALQELQKKCKSVECVYNVLHLIWKTYHYSPKSVCTLKSIAEELDVNILKPSQVSGTRWLPHVTRALNVLVGRFAKDFSSDEAGQYAAVLFHKEHLSTSSKNADIQGRAKFVAGKMKDVHFTAFCHFLADLFSILSNVSLQMQHNDLILPVSVSLIKETMAKVECLKGRPKPGGHLAAFLENVESKRDFQGIAFTAGCNIDAVQDQWVSMKFLIKSQFQKMDSINVWETLLTKAPYKENFKDVLHIAEIVLVLPISAAQCERAVSAQNRIKSSVCATLATSVLEDLIRLSSEGPPVTHFDAAPCVDRWFVRDKASEERARRPHFKD encoded by the exons ATGACAGCCCTGCGAGCCAAGCAGAACCCCGTAGCACATTGTTCGATAGCCAGAAGTTTTGCCAAGGGGCAGAGAGACCAAGAGGAACGAGAACAAAAAGAGATGGTGATAAAGATGAACACAGCATACTTTGTTGCGAAAGAGGAGTTGCCCTTCAGCAAATACGAGGGACTCTTGTCTCTCCAAAAGAAGAACGGCCTGGAAATAAACATGACCTATGCCAATGACAAGTCATGCGCAAAAATGGTGTCAGTAATTGGTAATGTGTACAAAGATCTGCTCACAGATGAGATCACAAGGACGAATTACATCAGCGTGATGGCTGACGGAGCGACTGACACTGGCGGCTTGGAAAACGAGACCATGTACGCTCGTTTTATACGTGATGGAAGGCCAGTAAATGGCTTAGTCGGACACAGAGCTGTTGAACACGCTACTGCAGAAG GAATTGAAAACAGCATCGATTCAGTATTTCAAGATGCTGGTCTTGGCCACTGGAAAACCAAGGCAGTCGCTTTTGGGGCTGATGGTGCTGCCGTCAATCTGGGAAAGAAGGGAGGAGTGGCAGCTCTCTTAAAGAAAGAAGTCCCTCATATTCTGGACTTTCACTGCCTTCCACATAGGCTGGAGCTTGCTCTCCAAGAATTACAGAAAAAATGCAAGTCAGTCGAGTGCGTGTACAATGTCCTTCATCTCATTTGGAAGACATATCATTATAGCCCTAAATCTGTATGCACCCTTAAATCCATTGCAGAAGAGCTCGACGTAAATATCCTAAAACCTTCCCAGGTTAGTGGAACCCGTTGGTTACCCCATGTCACCCGTGCGTTAAATGTGCTTGTGGGCCGTTTCGCCAAAGATTTCTCAAGTGACGAAGCCGGACAATATGCTGCAGTGTTATTCCACAAGGAACATCTAAGTACCTCTTCAAAGAACGCGGACATCCAAGGACGGGCCAAATTTGTTGCTGGCAAAATGAAGGATGTCCACTTCACAGCATTTTGCCATTTTCTGGCTGATTTATTTTCTATTCTAAGCAACGTGAGCCTTCAAATGCAGCATAACGATCTCATCCTGCCCGTGTCGGTTTCACTTATCAAGGAAACTATGGCAAAAGTAGAATGTCTTAAGGGCCGTCCCAAGCCTGGTGGACATTTAGCTGCATTCCTGGAAAATGTCGAGAGTAAACGTGACTTTCAGGGCATAGCTTTCACAG CAGGCTGCAACATCGATGCAGTCCAAGACCAGTGGGTGTCTATGAAATTTTTGATAAAGAGCCAGTTTCAGAAGATGGACAGCATCAACGTTTGGGAAACATTACTAACCAAGGCTCCTTACAAAGAAAACTTCAAAGACGTTCTTCATATCGCGGAAATTGTCCTTGTCCTACCTATATCAGCTGCTCAATGTGAACGCGCAGTGTCCGCCCAGAATCGAATAAAAAGCAGCGTTTGCGCAACGCTTGCAACATCAGTCCTGGAGGATTTAATCCGCTTATCGTCAGAGGGCCCACCTGTCACCCACTTTGATGCTGCTCCTTGTGTTGACCGTTGGTTTGTGCGTGACAAGGCTAGTGAAGAGCGCGCGAGGAGACCTCACTTTAAGGATTGA